A region of Paenimyroides aestuarii DNA encodes the following proteins:
- a CDS encoding Crp/Fnr family transcriptional regulator — protein MSKCEQCIVRELSSLKALSKNELIHLAQCKDTIEIKKGDVIFQEGDTVNGVYCIKEGTCKLVRMASNGKDAILKLITKGDLLGQTAILTQEKTSLSAIAVEDMRVCFIPKSEILGFIDTNKNFSREVTKDVCQNLNYATDFALNHNSKTVKERLALALLSILDSSGTDTEGFLNLQLSRDEIASMVGTATESCIRLLAELKKEGILELKGKKIKIIKPSSLKSLAE, from the coding sequence ATGAGCAAATGTGAGCAATGTATCGTACGTGAATTAAGTTCTTTAAAAGCTTTATCAAAGAACGAATTGATTCATTTGGCGCAATGTAAAGACACCATCGAGATTAAAAAAGGCGATGTTATTTTTCAGGAAGGCGATACCGTGAATGGCGTGTATTGCATTAAAGAAGGAACTTGTAAATTGGTGCGTATGGCATCAAACGGAAAAGATGCAATTTTAAAATTAATCACAAAAGGGGATTTATTGGGACAAACTGCTATACTTACCCAAGAAAAAACCTCTTTAAGTGCTATTGCTGTTGAAGATATGCGCGTTTGTTTTATTCCCAAATCAGAAATACTAGGATTTATTGATACCAACAAAAACTTTTCAAGGGAAGTTACCAAAGATGTGTGTCAAAATTTAAACTATGCCACCGATTTTGCATTAAACCACAACAGTAAAACCGTGAAAGAACGATTAGCTTTGGCTTTGTTGAGTATATTAGACTCAAGCGGTACCGATACAGAAGGCTTTTTAAACCTGCAACTAAGTCGCGATGAAATTGCAAGTATGGTGGGCACTGCCACTGAAAGTTGCATTCGCTTGTTGGCTGAACTAAAAAAAGAAGGCATTTTAGAGTTAAAGGGTAAAAAAATAAAAATAATAAAACCTTCTTCTCTGAAAAGTTTAGCAGAATAA
- a CDS encoding heavy metal translocating P-type ATPase metal-binding domain-containing protein, producing the protein MLNCYHCGNDVVENEVIVFNDKNFCCKGCQTVYDLFESNGLTDYYDFEQNPGAVPKDVASKYNYLDNTDIADKLIDFKEGTTTIVRLYIPHIHCSSCIWILENLHTLNPAITHSQVVFSQKKVSITFNSDNISLKNLVLLLASIGYEPYISLEQFDAQPKLIDRSLLYKIGVAFFGFGNIMLLSFPEYFNVDDLWMQQYRGFFRYINILLALPVFLYSATPYYKSAYHSIKTKAYNIDIPMALGIIVMFVRSLVDIFFQDGAGFLDSMCGLVFFMLSGKLIQQTTYNFLSFERDYKSYFPIAVTKIQNEKESPIQVYEIEKGNQLLIRNEELIPVDAILLSETAFIDYSFVTGEAVPLEKKSGDKIYAGGKQVGNAVIVEAINTVSQSYLTQLWSNDIFQKKVSQKIQTITDKASRIFTPTLLTIALIGFFVWSFTSLNFAFNVLTAVLIVACPCALALTAPYTWGNVIRLMGKRKLYLKNTTVIEQLSKVDTIVFDKTGTLTSNSNQHIQFIGEHLSTNDVMAIKNIVRGSNHPLSRRLYMILPDTPIEKPENYKEAPGKGIEGTFRKDTIKIGSASWVGAADVLDINQTKVYISINDKIKGFYVFENEYRVGLEALFQSLQNKNYQLFVLSGDNDGEQRMLERLMPKSTQLVFNQKPDDKLRFIKKLQENNHNVLMIGDGLNDAGALAQSNIGISISENVNVFTPASDAILDAESFTKLPYFLQFAKNAMKTIKMSYALALTYNTVGLSFALSNNLSPLVAAIIMPVSTATIISFVTIMSNYFARKGEG; encoded by the coding sequence ATGTTGAATTGTTATCATTGTGGAAATGATGTGGTTGAAAATGAGGTGATTGTTTTTAACGACAAAAATTTCTGCTGCAAAGGTTGCCAAACGGTTTATGACTTGTTTGAAAGCAACGGACTTACTGATTACTATGATTTTGAACAAAATCCGGGTGCGGTTCCAAAAGATGTTGCATCAAAATACAATTATTTAGACAATACCGATATTGCCGATAAATTGATTGATTTTAAGGAAGGAACAACCACCATTGTTCGGCTCTATATTCCGCATATTCACTGCAGCTCGTGCATTTGGATATTAGAAAACCTGCATACTTTAAACCCGGCAATTACCCATTCGCAAGTGGTTTTTTCACAAAAAAAAGTCAGCATCACGTTTAATAGCGACAATATTTCTTTGAAAAATTTGGTGTTGTTGTTGGCTTCGATTGGTTATGAGCCCTATATAAGTTTGGAACAATTTGATGCCCAACCAAAATTAATCGACCGCAGTTTGCTTTATAAAATAGGGGTTGCATTCTTTGGGTTTGGAAATATTATGTTGCTTTCATTTCCTGAATATTTTAATGTAGATGACTTATGGATGCAGCAATATCGAGGCTTTTTTAGATACATTAATATTTTATTGGCATTACCTGTTTTTTTGTATTCGGCCACACCTTATTATAAATCGGCATACCACAGCATTAAAACCAAGGCATACAACATTGATATTCCTATGGCATTGGGAATTATTGTAATGTTTGTGCGCAGTTTGGTGGATATTTTTTTTCAAGACGGTGCCGGATTTTTAGACAGTATGTGCGGATTGGTGTTTTTTATGCTCTCGGGCAAATTGATTCAGCAAACCACTTATAACTTTTTATCGTTTGAGCGTGATTATAAATCGTATTTCCCCATTGCAGTAACCAAAATACAAAATGAAAAAGAAAGTCCTATTCAGGTTTATGAAATAGAAAAAGGAAACCAATTGTTGATTCGCAATGAAGAATTAATTCCGGTAGATGCTATTTTATTGTCTGAAACCGCTTTTATTGATTACAGTTTTGTTACGGGCGAGGCCGTTCCATTAGAAAAAAAGTCGGGCGATAAAATTTATGCAGGCGGAAAGCAGGTAGGAAACGCCGTGATTGTTGAAGCAATTAATACTGTTTCGCAAAGCTATTTGACCCAATTGTGGAGCAATGATATATTTCAGAAAAAAGTATCCCAAAAAATACAAACCATTACCGATAAAGCCAGTCGAATCTTCACGCCCACATTGCTTACCATTGCTTTGATTGGTTTTTTTGTATGGAGCTTCACTAGTTTAAACTTCGCATTCAACGTACTCACCGCCGTATTAATAGTTGCTTGTCCATGTGCCTTGGCATTAACCGCTCCATACACTTGGGGAAACGTGATTCGGTTGATGGGCAAGCGCAAATTGTATCTAAAAAATACGACTGTTATTGAACAACTTTCCAAGGTTGATACCATTGTGTTTGATAAAACTGGCACATTAACATCAAACAGTAACCAACACATTCAGTTTATTGGTGAACATTTATCAACAAATGATGTAATGGCCATAAAAAATATTGTTAGGGGATCTAACCACCCATTGAGTAGAAGGTTATACATGATTTTGCCTGATACACCTATCGAAAAACCTGAAAATTATAAGGAAGCTCCCGGAAAAGGGATTGAAGGAACTTTTAGAAAGGACACCATAAAAATAGGTTCGGCAAGTTGGGTAGGAGCAGCCGATGTTTTAGACATCAATCAAACAAAAGTTTATATCAGTATAAATGATAAAATAAAAGGATTTTATGTGTTTGAAAATGAATACAGAGTAGGGTTAGAGGCACTTTTTCAATCATTGCAAAACAAAAACTACCAACTTTTTGTGCTGTCGGGCGATAATGATGGGGAACAACGCATGCTAGAGCGCTTAATGCCTAAAAGCACACAGCTTGTTTTTAATCAAAAACCCGATGATAAATTGCGATTTATTAAAAAATTGCAAGAAAATAATCATAATGTATTAATGATTGGCGATGGTTTGAATGACGCTGGCGCCTTGGCACAAAGCAATATTGGTATATCGATTTCCGAAAACGTAAATGTTTTTACACCCGCAAGCGACGCCATACTCGATGCGGAATCGTTTACTAAATTGCCTTATTTTTTACAGTTTGCCAAAAACGCCATGAAAACCATAAAAATGAGCTATGCCTTGGCACTTACCTATAATACTGTGGGCTTAAGTTTTGCACTTTCCAATAATTTATCGCCTTTAGTTGCAGCAATAATAATGCCCGTAAGCACTGCCACAATAATAAGTTTTGTAACCATAATGAGTAATTACTTTGCAAGAAAAGGGGAGGGGTGA
- a CDS encoding peptidylprolyl isomerase, with protein MKKLFALAALAATLFVSCKKENETNLPEGLYAEIYTNKGKIVAQLEYEKTPLTVANFVSLAEGNNLSVETKFKGKPFYDGLTFHRVIADFMIQGGDPNGTGEGGPGYVFADEFHPDLKHDKAGILSMANAGPTTNGSQFFITHGPTPHLDGMHSVFGHVIEGQNIVNTIAQGDKIEHIDIVRSGDKAKAFDAPKVFKEKQAENEKKQEEARKAKEEAIKATEGVAKEMETTLNTAKAKAKTTASGISYYIFEKGNGGKPKQGDKINVGYAGYFENGRLFDTSFETTAAKYNMLDAQRKAANQYIPIPFVAGQKDGLIPGFIEGIEQLSIGDKAYIFIPSHLAYGATGAGDVIPPNTNLIFELHITK; from the coding sequence ATGAAAAAACTTTTTGCTTTGGCTGCTCTTGCAGCTACTCTATTTGTTTCGTGTAAAAAAGAAAACGAAACCAATCTACCAGAAGGATTGTATGCCGAAATTTATACCAATAAAGGAAAAATTGTGGCGCAATTAGAATATGAAAAAACCCCCTTAACAGTTGCAAACTTTGTAAGTTTAGCAGAAGGAAATAATCTATCTGTTGAAACTAAATTTAAAGGCAAACCATTTTACGATGGCTTAACGTTTCACCGCGTAATTGCCGATTTCATGATTCAAGGCGGCGATCCAAACGGAACGGGCGAAGGTGGTCCTGGTTATGTATTTGCCGATGAGTTTCACCCCGATTTAAAACATGATAAAGCGGGTATTTTATCAATGGCAAATGCCGGACCAACTACAAACGGTTCACAGTTTTTTATCACCCATGGTCCTACACCGCACTTAGATGGCATGCACAGTGTTTTTGGTCATGTAATTGAAGGTCAAAATATTGTAAACACTATTGCCCAAGGCGACAAAATAGAGCATATTGATATTGTTCGTTCAGGCGATAAGGCTAAAGCGTTTGATGCTCCAAAAGTTTTTAAAGAAAAACAAGCCGAAAATGAAAAAAAGCAGGAAGAGGCACGCAAAGCTAAAGAAGAAGCTATAAAAGCAACCGAAGGGGTTGCCAAAGAAATGGAAACCACGCTAAATACGGCGAAAGCTAAAGCAAAAACAACAGCTTCGGGCATATCGTATTATATATTTGAAAAAGGAAACGGCGGAAAACCAAAACAAGGCGACAAAATTAATGTAGGCTATGCGGGTTATTTTGAAAATGGCCGTTTGTTTGATACTAGTTTTGAAACTACCGCTGCAAAATATAATATGTTAGATGCACAACGAAAAGCTGCCAACCAATACATTCCAATTCCATTTGTTGCCGGACAAAAAGACGGTTTAATTCCTGGATTTATCGAAGGTATTGAACAATTGAGTATTGGTGACAAAGCTTATATCTTTATTCCATCGCACTTAGCATACGGTGCCACAGGTGCTGGCGATGTAATCCCACCTAACACCAATTTAATTTTTGAACTGCATATCACAAAATAA
- a CDS encoding ribonucleoside-diphosphate reductase subunit alpha has product MLNLGSIEHLKIKSTMERLWWLNEESEQILNRGYLLKGETPQKAIERVANAAAKQLYKPELAEAFIEMIEKGWMSLSSPIWANMGTERGLPISCFNVYVPDNIEGITHKLGEVIMQTKIGGGTSGYFGELRERGSAVTDNGKSSGAVSFMKLFDTAMDTISQGGVRRGAFAAYLDIDHDDIKEFLDIKNIGNPIQNLFTGVCVPDYWMQDMIDGDKEKREVWAKVLESRQQKGLPYIFFTDNVNRNKPEVYKDKEMPIYASNLCSEIALPSSKEESFVCCLSSMNLELYDEWKDTEAVKLATYFLDAVISEFTAKTEGNYYLKSAHDFAKNHRALGLGVMGWHSYLQKNRISFESLEAKMLTNQIFKEIEDKALKASQDLARIYGEPAVLKGYGRRNTTLLAIAPTTSSSAILGQTSPGIEPFSSNYYKAGLAKGNFMRKNKYLKALLEEKGLDTEETWRSIMLNHGSVQHLPELNQEEKDVFKTFKEISQYEIILQASIRQKYIDQAQSLNINIPSNLPVKEVNRLLIEAWKLGVKTLYYQRSQSVSKEFVNNLVTCTSCEA; this is encoded by the coding sequence ATGTTAAATCTTGGATCGATCGAACATTTAAAAATAAAATCAACTATGGAAAGACTATGGTGGCTTAACGAAGAAAGCGAACAAATATTAAACCGCGGATATCTTTTAAAAGGCGAAACTCCACAAAAAGCCATTGAGCGCGTTGCCAATGCCGCAGCAAAACAATTATACAAACCCGAATTGGCCGAAGCTTTCATTGAAATGATTGAAAAAGGTTGGATGAGTTTATCCTCACCTATCTGGGCAAATATGGGAACTGAGCGTGGCTTACCCATTTCGTGTTTCAATGTGTATGTTCCTGATAATATCGAAGGAATTACCCACAAATTGGGCGAAGTGATTATGCAAACTAAAATTGGTGGCGGTACCAGTGGCTATTTTGGTGAATTGCGCGAACGCGGAAGTGCCGTCACCGATAACGGCAAAAGTAGTGGTGCGGTAAGCTTTATGAAATTGTTCGATACGGCGATGGATACCATTTCGCAAGGCGGTGTGCGCCGTGGTGCTTTTGCTGCTTATTTGGATATTGATCACGACGATATTAAGGAATTTTTAGATATAAAAAACATCGGAAATCCCATCCAGAATCTATTTACAGGTGTTTGCGTACCCGATTATTGGATGCAAGATATGATTGATGGCGACAAAGAAAAACGAGAAGTTTGGGCGAAAGTTCTAGAAAGCCGCCAGCAAAAAGGATTGCCATATATTTTCTTTACAGACAACGTGAACCGCAACAAACCAGAGGTGTATAAAGACAAAGAAATGCCAATTTACGCAAGTAACCTTTGTTCTGAAATTGCATTGCCTTCATCAAAAGAAGAATCGTTTGTTTGCTGTTTATCGTCGATGAATTTAGAATTATATGATGAATGGAAAGATACCGAAGCTGTAAAATTGGCAACTTATTTTTTAGATGCCGTAATCAGTGAATTTACAGCAAAAACCGAAGGAAATTATTACTTAAAATCGGCACATGATTTTGCAAAAAACCACCGCGCACTGGGTTTAGGTGTTATGGGATGGCATTCGTATCTACAAAAAAACAGGATTTCGTTTGAAAGTTTAGAAGCTAAAATGCTTACCAATCAAATTTTCAAAGAGATAGAAGACAAAGCCTTAAAAGCGTCTCAAGATTTAGCTCGAATTTACGGCGAACCAGCAGTTTTAAAAGGATACGGGCGCAGAAACACCACCTTATTGGCAATTGCACCTACAACATCTTCATCTGCTATTTTAGGACAAACATCTCCTGGAATTGAACCTTTTAGCAGCAATTATTACAAAGCTGGTTTGGCAAAAGGAAACTTTATGCGCAAAAACAAATATTTGAAAGCACTCTTAGAAGAAAAAGGTCTTGACACCGAAGAAACCTGGAGAAGCATTATGCTGAATCACGGAAGCGTGCAACATCTACCAGAGCTGAATCAAGAGGAGAAAGATGTTTTTAAAACGTTTAAAGAAATCAGTCAGTACGAAATTATTTTGCAGGCATCTATCCGCCAAAAATACATTGATCAAGCACAAAGCTTAAACATTAACATACCGTCAAACCTTCCTGTAAAAGAAGTAAATCGCTTATTAATAGAAGCTTGGAAATTGGGTGTTAAAACATTGTATTATCAACGCAGCCAGAGTGTATCAAAAGAATTTGTAAATAATTTAGTTACTTGTACAAGTTGCGAAGCATAA
- a CDS encoding glutaminyl-peptide cyclotransferase — MKKCKYLAFLSLSLLVLACDKEKNDEKKAVTIDTTKLKQTYSLNESLALQLTDGSTIDSVQYFLNDKQIGSVKGNNALNYNLANEKYGMQHIKAIAYTKGVPAEAMASIALFSDVQPTVLSYTIVNTYPHDIKAYTQGLEFYGDVLIESTGNGEGIGTRTKGKSSIRKVNPKTGEVLKINELDDAIFGEGATVLNNKIYQLTYKNMEAYVYNVESLQKEKTLPYFKNTDGWGLTNDGTYLYMTDGSDRVYKVNPDDFSLVDYFVVSIPNGTVASVNELEWVNGEIYANFYTQDAIGIFNPTNGSVTGVVDLSDLKNKVSHHPDLDVLNGIAYNKKTGTFFVTGKNWDKMFEIRINR; from the coding sequence ATGAAAAAGTGTAAATACTTAGCATTCTTATCGTTATCATTACTTGTTTTGGCTTGTGATAAAGAAAAAAATGATGAAAAAAAAGCCGTTACCATTGATACAACCAAATTAAAACAAACCTATTCCTTGAATGAAAGCTTGGCTTTACAGCTTACAGATGGTTCAACTATTGATTCTGTGCAATATTTTTTAAATGATAAGCAAATTGGTTCAGTGAAGGGAAATAATGCGTTGAACTATAATTTGGCAAATGAAAAATATGGTATGCAACATATTAAGGCAATTGCCTATACTAAAGGAGTGCCTGCTGAAGCAATGGCTTCTATTGCTCTTTTTTCTGATGTGCAACCTACTGTTTTATCATACACCATCGTGAATACCTATCCGCATGATATAAAAGCATATACGCAAGGATTAGAGTTTTATGGCGATGTTTTAATTGAAAGTACCGGAAATGGTGAAGGAATTGGCACGCGAACTAAAGGAAAATCAAGTATTCGCAAAGTGAATCCTAAAACCGGAGAGGTTTTGAAAATTAATGAATTAGATGATGCGATTTTTGGTGAAGGAGCAACTGTGCTTAACAACAAAATTTATCAACTAACGTATAAAAATATGGAAGCATATGTGTATAACGTAGAATCGCTTCAAAAAGAAAAAACCTTACCCTATTTTAAAAATACCGATGGCTGGGGTTTAACAAATGATGGTACATACTTGTATATGACAGATGGTAGTGATCGGGTTTATAAAGTAAATCCAGATGATTTTTCTTTGGTAGATTATTTTGTAGTTTCGATCCCCAATGGCACCGTTGCAAGTGTAAACGAACTGGAATGGGTAAACGGTGAAATTTATGCCAATTTTTACACTCAAGATGCTATTGGAATTTTTAACCCCACAAACGGAAGTGTAACCGGAGTGGTTGATTTAAGCGATTTAAAAAATAAAGTTTCACACCATCCAGATTTAGATGTTTTAAACGGTATCGCCTACAATAAAAAGACTGGAACTTTCTTTGTAACGGGAAAAAATTGGGATAAAATGTTTGAGATTAGAATTAATAGGTAA
- a CDS encoding peptidylprolyl isomerase: MKKLLFVFALISTQVFAQTKLTDGLYANFVTKKGTITTQLFYNETPLTVANFVALAEGTHPQVKAEYKGKPFYNGLKFHRVIANFMIQGGDPKGDGSGEPGYLFADEIVPTLKHDAPGVLSMANRGPATNGSQFFITHVATPHLDGRHTVFGKVVNGIEIVNAIEQNDVIDKVEIVRVGKDAKKFNAAKTFTLSLEKIKKEEELKKQKAAILRKENKTLLDNYLSKATDYPSGIKIYVAEKGAGIKPTEGEKISFDYAGYLADGTLFDTGIEELAIKQDIFNPQRKAANAYKPLDYTFGNKGGFIEGMTEGLLQLNKGDKAYIFIPSNLGYGERAMGPIPANSNLVFYVDIKP; this comes from the coding sequence ATGAAAAAACTGTTATTCGTTTTTGCGTTAATCTCTACGCAAGTTTTTGCTCAAACCAAGTTAACCGATGGTTTATACGCAAATTTTGTTACCAAAAAAGGAACCATCACCACACAATTGTTTTATAACGAAACCCCACTCACTGTAGCCAATTTTGTGGCGTTGGCAGAAGGTACACACCCGCAAGTAAAAGCGGAGTATAAAGGCAAACCTTTTTATAACGGATTAAAATTTCATAGAGTAATTGCAAACTTTATGATTCAAGGTGGCGATCCAAAAGGCGATGGCTCTGGAGAACCAGGATATTTATTTGCCGATGAAATCGTTCCAACATTAAAACATGACGCACCTGGAGTTTTATCAATGGCCAATAGAGGCCCGGCTACTAATGGCTCGCAATTTTTTATCACACACGTTGCCACACCGCATTTAGACGGACGCCATACGGTTTTCGGAAAAGTAGTAAACGGAATAGAAATTGTGAATGCCATTGAACAAAATGATGTGATTGACAAAGTGGAAATTGTTCGTGTGGGCAAAGACGCAAAAAAATTCAACGCGGCAAAAACATTTACTTTATCTTTAGAAAAAATTAAAAAAGAAGAAGAGCTTAAGAAACAAAAAGCAGCAATTTTAAGAAAAGAAAATAAAACGCTTTTAGACAATTATCTTTCAAAAGCAACCGATTATCCTTCTGGAATTAAAATTTATGTAGCAGAAAAAGGTGCAGGCATCAAACCAACCGAAGGAGAAAAAATTTCGTTTGATTATGCAGGATATTTAGCAGATGGAACATTGTTTGACACCGGAATCGAAGAGTTGGCAATAAAACAAGACATTTTCAATCCGCAAAGAAAAGCAGCAAATGCTTACAAACCCTTAGACTACACTTTTGGAAACAAAGGCGGTTTTATTGAAGGAATGACCGAAGGTTTGCTGCAGCTAAACAAAGGCGATAAAGCATATATCTTTATTCCCTCAAATTTAGGATATGGAGAACGTGCCATGGGGCCAATTCCCGCAAACTCCAATTTAGTTTTTTACGTTGATATCAAACCTTAA
- a CDS encoding DHH family phosphoesterase, with product MMNTNDKAFLTQFLETPKQIAIIPHRNPDGDALGSCLGLYHVLKQLNHTVKVLAPNEFPEFISWLPATNEILIFEKNFDTCAAFLQGSDLVFTLDFNALHRAGDQMGSYLEKLRKPFVMIDHHQMPDNYAKVTISDTSFGSTCELLYRFLQELNLQKYINVEVATCIYTGIVTDSGSFKFVKTTGDTHRVVAELIDLGVDNPKIHSMLFNTSSYNQLQLVGRALQQLKVLPNHSTAYTYLTQDDLNQFHYQKGDTEGIVNYGLSIKGIDFAAIFIENKEEGMIKISFRSEGEFDVNEFARTFFNGGGHINAAGGKSFISLQETILKFETIINEINKQ from the coding sequence ATGATGAATACAAATGACAAGGCATTTTTAACGCAGTTTTTAGAAACGCCCAAACAAATAGCAATTATACCACACCGCAATCCCGATGGCGATGCCTTGGGTTCGTGTTTAGGACTTTATCATGTTTTAAAACAGCTAAACCACACGGTGAAAGTACTTGCTCCAAACGAATTTCCCGAGTTTATATCGTGGCTGCCGGCTACAAACGAAATACTTATTTTTGAAAAGAATTTTGATACTTGTGCCGCTTTTTTGCAGGGCAGTGATTTGGTTTTTACGCTCGATTTTAATGCACTGCACCGAGCGGGTGACCAAATGGGATCTTATCTAGAAAAATTACGAAAACCTTTTGTAATGATTGATCACCACCAAATGCCCGACAATTATGCGAAAGTTACGATTTCTGATACCTCTTTTGGTTCTACCTGCGAATTATTGTATCGTTTTCTTCAAGAATTAAATCTGCAAAAATACATTAATGTGGAAGTTGCTACTTGTATTTATACAGGAATTGTAACCGATTCAGGCTCTTTTAAATTTGTAAAAACCACGGGAGATACGCACCGTGTGGTTGCAGAATTGATTGATTTAGGGGTTGATAACCCTAAAATACACAGTATGTTGTTTAACACTTCATCATACAATCAATTGCAATTGGTGGGCAGAGCGTTGCAACAACTAAAAGTTTTGCCTAATCACAGCACGGCTTACACCTATTTAACCCAAGACGATTTAAACCAATTCCACTATCAAAAAGGAGATACCGAAGGCATCGTAAATTATGGTTTATCAATAAAAGGTATAGATTTTGCAGCTATTTTCATCGAAAATAAAGAAGAAGGAATGATTAAAATTTCATTTCGTTCGGAAGGAGAATTTGATGTGAACGAATTTGCAAGAACTTTTTTTAACGGCGGAGGACACATCAATGCTGCAGGCGGAAAATCGTTTATTTCACTACAAGAAACCATTTTAAAGTTTGAAACCATTATCAATGAAATCAACAAACAATAA
- a CDS encoding acyl-CoA thioesterase, with protein MTIEQRIKNSETRIFKAVFPNTTNHYDTLFGGTAMHMMDEVAFITATRFSRQMMVTVSSDKIDFTKPIPAGTIVELIGKVTKVGNKSLKVSVEIYIEEMYTDIRYLAITGEFTFVALDKDKNPTKVIKE; from the coding sequence ATGACAATAGAACAACGAATAAAAAACAGCGAAACCCGTATTTTTAAAGCGGTTTTCCCAAATACAACCAATCATTACGACACGCTGTTTGGCGGAACCGCCATGCACATGATGGACGAAGTGGCTTTTATTACAGCAACACGTTTTTCAAGACAAATGATGGTAACCGTTTCATCGGACAAAATCGATTTTACCAAACCCATTCCAGCAGGAACCATCGTTGAATTGATTGGAAAAGTTACCAAAGTTGGCAATAAAAGCTTAAAGGTTTCGGTTGAAATTTATATCGAAGAAATGTACACCGATATACGCTATTTAGCAATAACCGGCGAATTTACATTTGTTGCTTTGGATAAAGACAAAAACCCAACGAAAGTTATTAAGGAGTAA
- the gldI gene encoding gliding motility-associated peptidyl-prolyl isomerase GldI: MKKVLFCFAVTSLLFACKQPEPRKPVSYRSGTFIKESVQRNKNIVQDEEKLIQNLIKNDSAHHYYQSDLGFWYKYDVAVTTDSLLPKKGDIVKLDFEIYDINKQLIYSKEETAPKLYAVDKQEIMVGLRHAVKLMHKGETVSFIFPSHMAYGYLGDKEKIGTNVPLICKVTLNDIKPE, encoded by the coding sequence ATGAAAAAAGTACTATTTTGCTTTGCAGTAACCAGCTTATTGTTTGCATGTAAACAGCCCGAACCTCGCAAACCGGTTAGCTACCGCTCAGGTACTTTCATAAAAGAATCGGTGCAGCGAAATAAAAATATCGTTCAAGACGAAGAAAAACTCATACAGAATTTAATAAAAAACGACTCTGCACATCATTACTATCAATCCGATTTAGGTTTTTGGTACAAATACGATGTGGCTGTCACCACAGATAGTTTGCTTCCCAAAAAAGGAGATATCGTAAAATTAGATTTTGAAATTTACGATATTAATAAACAATTGATTTACTCTAAAGAAGAAACTGCTCCAAAATTGTATGCGGTTGATAAACAAGAAATTATGGTAGGTTTGCGCCATGCCGTGAAATTAATGCACAAAGGCGAAACGGTTTCGTTTATCTTTCCATCGCACATGGCTTATGGCTATTTGGGCGATAAAGAAAAAATTGGAACCAATGTGCCGCTGATTTGCAAAGTAACCCTTAATGATATAAAACCAGAATAA